DNA from Brevibacterium sp. 'Marine':
TGAGAGCCGTCGTCCCACAGCTGCAGCGATACGAAGGTCACGTCCGCGCCATCGCCGATGACGAGGGAGACGAGCTCGGAGTACCGGGCCAGTCCCTCGTGTTCGACGACGATGGTCGCCTTCGAGTTCGCTCCGACCGTGACGACGACATGGCCGTGGCCGAGTGCCTCACCGGTGCCGTCGGCGTGGATGATCGCGGCCCGCTCGAGCTCGGTGTCCGCGGGGATCGAGTAGTGCGTCACCGCAGAGGCGCGGTTGGCGGCGACGGCCGCAGCGCGGTCCTCGGGTTCGAGGATGCCCAGTTCCTGAGCCGACTCGAGCGAGATCTCCTCGACGGACAGGCCTGCGGGCAGATCCGACTCGAACTTCAGCGTCGCCTCGGTGGCGGTGTCCTCGAAGAACTCGCTGAACTTGCGGACGGGAGAGAAGCGCCATTCCTCCTCCCGGCCGGTGGGCACGGGGAAGTCGGCGACATCGAAGCTGCGCGTGCGCGCATCGCGCTTCGAATCGGGCACCTGGACCTCGGAACCGTGCGAGTGCTCCGAAAGGCCAAGCGGATTGGTGGTATCAGTCACAGATTTACTCCTTTGAGTGCAGTGGGCGCGGGGTCGGGTCTCAGCCGACCGCGCCTTCCATCTGCAGTTCGATGAGGCGGTTGAGTTCGAGGGCGTACTCCATCGGGAGCTCGCGTGCGATGGGCTCGACGAAGCCGCGCACGATCATCGCCATCGCCTCGGTCTCCTCCATGCCGCGGGACATGAGGTAGAAGAGCTGATCCTCACTGACCTTGGACACGGTGGCCTCATGGCCGAGTGTGACGTCGTCTTCGCGGATGTCGATGTAGGGGTACGTGTCCGAACGGGAGACGTTGTCGACGAGCAGAGCGTCGCAGAGGACGTTGTTCGACGAGCCTTCGGCACCCGGGTGCACGTGGACGAGTCCGCGGTAGCCGGCACGGCCGCCGCCGCGGGCCACGGACTTCGACACGATCGACGAATGGGTGTGCGGAGCGGCGTGGACCATCTTCGCACCGGTGTCCTGGTGCTGTCCCTCGCCGGCGAAGGCCACGGACAGCGTCTCACCGCGGGCGTGCTCGCCGGTGAGCCAGATGGCCGGGTACTTCATGGTCACCTTCGAGCCGATGTTGCCGTCGACCCATTCCATGGAGGCGCCCTCTTCGGCGATGGCGCGCTTGGTGACGAGGTTGTACACGTTGTTCGACCAGTTCTGGATCGTCGTGTAGCGGACCTTCGCATCCTTCTTCGCGATGATCTCGACGACGGCCGAGTGCAGGGAGTCGGTCTTGTAGATCGGTGCGGTGCAGCCCTCGACGTAGTGGACCGAGGACCCCTCGTCGGCGATGATGAGCGTGCGCTCGAACTGGCCCATGTTCTCCGTGTTGATGCGGAAGTAGGCCTGCAGCGGGATCTCGACGTGGACGCCCTTGGGGACGTAGACGAACGAGCCGCCGGACCAGACAGCGGTGTTCAGTGCGGCGAACTTGTTGTCACCGGAGGGAATGATCGAGCCGAAGTACTCTTCGAAGATCTCCGGGTGCTCGCGCAGACCGGTGTCGGTGTCCATGAAGATGACGCCCTGAGCCTCGAGCTCTTCGTTGATCTGGTGGTAGACGACCTCGGACTCGTACTGTGCGGCGACGCCGGCGACGAGGCGCTGCTTCTCCGCCTCGGGGATGCCGAGCTTGTCATAGGTGTTGCGGATGTCCTCGGGCAGATCCTCCCAGGACGTCGCCTGTCCCTCGGTGGAGCGGACGAAGTACTTGATGTCGGCGAAGTCGATTCCGGTGAGGTCGGCACCCCAGTTCGGCATCGGCTTCTTGTCGAACAGGCGCAGAGCCTTGAGCCGACGCTTGAGCATCCACTCGGGTTCGTCCTTGAGCTTCGAGATGTTGCGGACGACTTCCTCGCTCAGGCCGCGTTGCGCGGTCGCGCCGGCGTCGTTCTCGTCGTGCCAACCGTATGCGTACTGCCCGAGGTCTTTGAGCTCGGGATTCGCATCGATGATCCGATTTCCTGTGTCAGTCATCGTGAACCTCCTTGAGGTCGATCATTGCTGTGGATGAGTGGTCTGGTCAGTTCCGAAGTCGGAATGTGGGTGGTGCACACATGGTCGCCCTGCGCCAACGAGGACAGCCGGCGTACGTCGACGCCGAGGTAGTCGGAGAACATCGCGAGTTCCGCTTCGCAGATCTCCGGGTACTCCGCCGCCACGGCCTGGATCGGGCAGTGTCCCTGGCACAGCTGCATCGCCTCCAACGGGGTCCCGGCCGCAACCGGTGTCGCCGAGGCGGCGTACCCCTCCCGTGTCAGCGCTGCCGCGAGAGCGCGTGAGCGTGACGCCACTGTGGTGCCGCCGCGCTTCTCGAGTTCCGGTCCGAGGCGGTCCCGCAGACGGCCGACGAGGTCTTCGGTGAAGTCCTCCACAGCCGACTTGCCGTGCTTGTCCTCCATGAAGCGCAGGATGTTCACGGCCAACTCGTCGTAGGAATGACTGACCGAATCGTGTCCGGCCGTCGTGACCACATAGTGCCGGGCCGGTCGGCCCCTGCCCGCCTGTTTGCCGGCGAGTTCACGGACCTCGATGAGGCCCTCGCTCTCCAGTGCGTCCAGGTGACGACGGATCGCCGCGGGAGTCAGCTCGAGGGCTTTGGCCAGAGACGAAGCAGTGATCGGCCCTTCGTCGAGCACCGACTGGAAGACCTTCTGCCGGGTGCGGCGATCTTCCGTGTCGTTTGCAGCCATAATCCACCTCCTTGACTAACACAACAATATTGTTGCGTAATTTGTTTCGTAAAACTAGGTGAGCCTAACCACCGCCCGATCGGGCGCCCGCCGCCTGCGGTTTCGACACCAGTTTCGACGCGTCGTAGAATAGTCTGGTGTCATCTCCGGCCCTGACCATCCGCGGTCTCCAATACTCCTACGGCTCCCACCGTGTCGTCGACGGAATCGACCTCACGGCCGAGCCCGGATCCGTCCTCGGCGTCCTCGGACCCAATGGCGCGGGCAAATCCACGACCATCTCCCTGGCAGTGGGCACCCGCCGTCCCGATGCGGGCACGGTGGAGATCTTCGGCCACGACCCCGTCACCGCCCACTCCACGACCTCGCAGCTGGCCGGGGTGATGCTCCAGGACGGCGGACTGCCGATGAGCTCGAAGCCGCTGGAGGTGCTTCGCCACCTCTCCTCCCTCTATGAGAACCCTCTTCCGGTCGACGAACTCGCCGAACCCCTGGGCCTCCACGACTTCGCGGGACGCACGATGCGCCGACTCTCGGGCGGACAGAAGCAGCGGGTGGCGCTGGCGGCAGCCCTCATCGGTCGGCCCCGTCTGGTCTTCCTCGACGAACCCTGCGCCGGCCTCGACCCCCAGGCTCGTGAGGTCGTCCACAGCTTCATCCGAGATCTTGCCGACCGCGGGGTCGCCGTCGTCCTCACCACCCACGACCTGACCGAGGCCGAGGAGCTCTCCGACGAGGTCGTCGTCATCGATCGCGGACGGATCATCGCCCAGGGAGCGCCCGAGGAGCTGCGCAGCGCCTCCGCCGGGTCGCGGGCGCTGACGATCCGGCTCGACTCCCCCGTCCCCGCCGCTCTCGTCGATCGACTCACCGAGCTCGGTCCCGCCTCGGCGCAGGGCTCCCTGATCATCATCGACGGAGCACCGACGGCGAGCCAGATCGCGGCCGCGTGCACGGCCATCGCCGAGGCGGGCAGACAGATCACGGACATCGGCATGCAGAGACAGTCCCTGTCCGACGTCTTCTTCGAACTGACCGGGAGGCCGCTGCGATGACAGCCGCACGCATCATCTCGCAGACGAAGTTCGAGACCCTGTCCGTTCTGCGCAACGGCGAACAGCTGCTGCTCTCGGTCATCTTCCCCCTGGGCCTGCTCGTCTTCCTCGCGAAGACTCCCCTGCTCACCGGCCTCGGAGTCATCGACGCCGGGGCCGATCCGCTGTCGATCGCCGTCCCCGGAGCGCTGAGCCTGAGCCTGGCCTCCAGCGCATTCACCGGTCAGGCGATCGCGACCGCCTTCGACCGCCGCTACGGAGTGCTGCGGCAGCTGGCGACGACTCCGCTGGGCACGAACGGACTCATCCTCGGCAAACTCGGCGCCGTCATCGTCGTCGTCCTCATCCAGTACGCACTCGTCTTCGCCGCGGCGGCGATTCTCGGCTTCCGGGGTCCCGTCGACGTCCTCGGACTCATCCTGGCCACACTGCTGGGCACCGCAGCGCTGCTCTCGCTCGGTCTGTTCATGGCCGGCACCGTCCGCGCCGAGGCGACCCTGGCGGCGACGAACCTCATCTGGGTGCTCATGGCAGGCGTCGGTGGCCTCGTCATCGCACATCCGGGAGAATGGGGAACGGTTGTGGGCTACCTGCCCTCCGGTGCGCTCGGCGACGCCATGCGGTCCGTCATCGGAGACGGCGGCACAGACATCAAGGCAATCATCGTGCTCCTGGTATGGGGGCTTGTGGGAACGCTTGCGGCACGCAGGTGGTTCCGTTTCGAATGAGGAGTGAAGTGGTCACGAAGAAGATCCGCATCGCCGCTTGGGCCATGCTCATCGCCCAGGCAGGGATCATCCTGACCGGCGGAATCGTCCGGCTCACCGGCTCGGGGCTCGGCTGTTCGGACTGGCCGAAGTGCACCCCGGATTCGCTGGTGGCCACCAGCGAGATGGGCATCCACGGTGCCATCGAGTTCGGCAACCGCCTGCTGGCCGTGGCGCTGGCGATCCTCGGCGTGTGCATTGCGCTCATGCTGTGGAGGGTTCGGAAGCAGCGCCCGGATCTGTTCTGGCTCAATATCGGACTGCTGGCCATCGTGCCCGTCCAGGCCGTCGTCGGCGGAATCACCGTGTGGACGAAGCTCAACCCCTGGGTCGTCGCCGGACACTTCGTCCCCTCGGCCGTCGCCGTCGGCGTCGCCGCCTACTTCGTCCGCCGCACCTACGACACCGGCGTGCGGCTGGGCACCAAGGCCCCGGCTCCGCTGCCGACATTGGGCTGGATCATCCTCGGCCTCACCGCGATCATCGTCGTCTTCGGCGTGCTCACCACCGGGGCCGGGCCCCATTCGGGTTCGACGATCTCGACCCGCAACAACCTCGACAACATCTGGGTCACCCGTTTGCATGCCGCGCCGGTGTGGCTGCTCGTCGTCGCCACGCTCTCTGCGCTCGTCGTCGCGCGGAAGAAGGCACAATCGGCGATGGTCGCACCGCTGGCCGTGCTGCTCCTCGTCGAGGTCGTCCAGGGAGTCATCGGCTACGTCCAGTACTTCCTCGGTGTTCCCGAACTGCTCGTGGCCTTACACATGGTCGGCCTGTCGGCTACGATTGCGGCAAGCGTTGCCGTCCTCGACAGCGCATACCCGAGGAGCACCGATGTCAGTCCCGATCGTTCCGTGTCTGTGGTTTCCTGACTGCGCCGAGGAGGCCATGGAGTTCTACTGCTCCGTCTTCCCCGATTCGCGCATCCTGTCCATCGAACGCTATCCCGACGAATCCCTCGACGAACACTTCGAAGGGATGAGCGGGAAGGTCATCAGCGGCCGGTTCGTCCTCGACGGCACTGAGTTCATCTGCCTCGACGGCGGACCGGTGTTCACGTTCAACGAGGCGATCTCGCTGACCGTCGAATGCGCGGACCAGGCCGAGATCGACCACTACTGGTCACATCTGTCGGCGTCGCCCGAGCACGAACAGTGCGGCTGGCTCAAGGACCGCTACGGAGTCAGTTGGCAGATCGTCCCCGCGAACCTCGGCGAGCTGATGACCGGTCCGGCACAGACTCAGGCGCTCATGCAGATGAAGAAGATCGTCATCGACGACCTCGTGAACGCCGGCTGAGCATCCTCGGTGAGGCTGAAGCAGGGGTAAATGGGCAGGTCCGTGTCAGCAACCGCTGGTTGGAAATTCATACGTCCTGATCAAGATCACCACGTATGAATTTCGTAACCGCTCATGCGCATCCTGCGGCAGCTGAGGCGGTCAATCCGTGGGCCTCACCAGATCCCGGGGATCAGGGTGGGCACGAACGGGTCGATGGCCACTGCCAGGAAGAGCAGCGACAAGTAGGTGATCGACCCGTGGAAGACCTTCATCGCCTTGAGCGACGTGCCGTCCTTACCCTGCTTGGCACGGGAGACCAGCGAGTAGCACGACCACAGGAACCAGACGCCGGCGCCCACGGCCACGATCGTGTAGACCGGGCCCATCGGAGCGATGGGAATGAGTGCGAGCGAGCAGGCGATCATCGCCCACGTGTAGAGGATCATCTGTCGGCCGACGGATGTCGGCGGAACCTTCGACGGCAGCATGGGCACGTCGGCGGCGTCGTAGTCGGCCTTGTACTTGATCGCCAGCGGCCAGTAGTGCGGCGGGGTCCAGAAGAAGACGACGAGGAAGAGCAGCACGGGCTCCCAGGCGATTCCTCCGGTCACGGCCGACCAGCCGATGAGCACCGGCATGCAGCCTGCTGCGCCGCCCCAGACGATGTTCTGTGAGGTGCGACGCTTGAGGACGAGGGTGTAGAAGACGGCATAGAGCAGGATCGCCGCGGCGGTCAGCCCCGCCGTGACCCAGTTCGTGAAGCCGCCGAGCCAGAAGATCGATCCGATGCCGAGCACGAAGGCGAAGACCAGCGCAGAGCGGGGGCTGATCTCTCCGGTGACGAGGGGACGGTCCTTCGTCCGCTCCATCTTCGCGTCGATGTCACGGTCGACGTAGCAGTTGAAGACCGAGGCCGAGGCGGCAGCGGCGGCTCCGCCGATGAGCGTGTTGATGACGAGCCAGATGTTCGGCATTCCCTGAGCGGCCAGGAACATCACGGGCGCGGTCGTGACGAGGAGCAGCTCGATGACGCGCGGTTTGGTCAGCGCGATATATGCGCTGATGATCGAACGCGGTCGGGTGGAGAGGCTCTGCTCGTCGATGGCCCTCTGCAGAGGTCGTTCACTCTGCTCTTCCCGGTTCTGACGAAGTTTGCTCACGCCCTAGATTCTACCTGTTGTCGAAGTTTTTGCCAGTCGCGCGCAGGCGAGTCGAGTCACTGACGATGCGGACGAGGAAGGCCACTGCGGCACACACGGGAGCAAGCACGACGACTTGTACGACGAGCATTGAGATGAAGCTCAGCGAGGCCGACTGCGAATCCGTGCGGAGGAGATTCACATCGACGCACAGGCCGATGATTCCGGCGATGACGGTATAGACGAGGGCGGTCGTCCACACCAGTCCGCCGCGCCGCGCGTTGAGCATCACGGCCAGCGCTGCTGCGAAGGGGGTGAGCAGAAGGAGAGTACCCAACGTCCACAGACCGAGCTCCTCGATGTCGACGCTGCCGCGCAGCGGCTGTGCGATCGCCGACGACACGGACACGGTCGCCACGGCGAAGAACACCGGGCACGCCGTGCCGATCCGGGAGATCAGCCGACGGAACCCTCTCGTCTGTTCGGCCACCTCGGCGAGGTCGGGTCGCCTTCCCGTCAGCCTTCCGGGTCGACGGTCTCCGCTGTCTGCGACGGCGGCATCGATCATGGGATCAGCC
Protein-coding regions in this window:
- a CDS encoding COX15/CtaA family protein, whose protein sequence is MVTKKIRIAAWAMLIAQAGIILTGGIVRLTGSGLGCSDWPKCTPDSLVATSEMGIHGAIEFGNRLLAVALAILGVCIALMLWRVRKQRPDLFWLNIGLLAIVPVQAVVGGITVWTKLNPWVVAGHFVPSAVAVGVAAYFVRRTYDTGVRLGTKAPAPLPTLGWIILGLTAIIVVFGVLTTGAGPHSGSTISTRNNLDNIWVTRLHAAPVWLLVVATLSALVVARKKAQSAMVAPLAVLLLVEVVQGVIGYVQYFLGVPELLVALHMVGLSATIAASVAVLDSAYPRSTDVSPDRSVSVVS
- a CDS encoding ABC transporter ATP-binding protein, with the protein product MSSPALTIRGLQYSYGSHRVVDGIDLTAEPGSVLGVLGPNGAGKSTTISLAVGTRRPDAGTVEIFGHDPVTAHSTTSQLAGVMLQDGGLPMSSKPLEVLRHLSSLYENPLPVDELAEPLGLHDFAGRTMRRLSGGQKQRVALAAALIGRPRLVFLDEPCAGLDPQAREVVHSFIRDLADRGVAVVLTTHDLTEAEELSDEVVVIDRGRIIAQGAPEELRSASAGSRALTIRLDSPVPAALVDRLTELGPASAQGSLIIIDGAPTASQIAAACTAIAEAGRQITDIGMQRQSLSDVFFELTGRPLR
- a CDS encoding heme o synthase, producing the protein MSKLRQNREEQSERPLQRAIDEQSLSTRPRSIISAYIALTKPRVIELLLVTTAPVMFLAAQGMPNIWLVINTLIGGAAAAASASVFNCYVDRDIDAKMERTKDRPLVTGEISPRSALVFAFVLGIGSIFWLGGFTNWVTAGLTAAAILLYAVFYTLVLKRRTSQNIVWGGAAGCMPVLIGWSAVTGGIAWEPVLLFLVVFFWTPPHYWPLAIKYKADYDAADVPMLPSKVPPTSVGRQMILYTWAMIACSLALIPIAPMGPVYTIVAVGAGVWFLWSCYSLVSRAKQGKDGTSLKAMKVFHGSITYLSLLFLAVAIDPFVPTLIPGIW
- a CDS encoding VOC family protein; translation: MEFYCSVFPDSRILSIERYPDESLDEHFEGMSGKVISGRFVLDGTEFICLDGGPVFTFNEAISLTVECADQAEIDHYWSHLSASPEHEQCGWLKDRYGVSWQIVPANLGELMTGPAQTQALMQMKKIVIDDLVNAG
- a CDS encoding ABC transporter permease, translating into MTAARIISQTKFETLSVLRNGEQLLLSVIFPLGLLVFLAKTPLLTGLGVIDAGADPLSIAVPGALSLSLASSAFTGQAIATAFDRRYGVLRQLATTPLGTNGLILGKLGAVIVVVLIQYALVFAAAAILGFRGPVDVLGLILATLLGTAALLSLGLFMAGTVRAEATLAATNLIWVLMAGVGGLVIAHPGEWGTVVGYLPSGALGDAMRSVIGDGGTDIKAIIVLLVWGLVGTLAARRWFRFE
- the sufB gene encoding Fe-S cluster assembly protein SufB, with amino-acid sequence MTDTGNRIIDANPELKDLGQYAYGWHDENDAGATAQRGLSEEVVRNISKLKDEPEWMLKRRLKALRLFDKKPMPNWGADLTGIDFADIKYFVRSTEGQATSWEDLPEDIRNTYDKLGIPEAEKQRLVAGVAAQYESEVVYHQINEELEAQGVIFMDTDTGLREHPEIFEEYFGSIIPSGDNKFAALNTAVWSGGSFVYVPKGVHVEIPLQAYFRINTENMGQFERTLIIADEGSSVHYVEGCTAPIYKTDSLHSAVVEIIAKKDAKVRYTTIQNWSNNVYNLVTKRAIAEEGASMEWVDGNIGSKVTMKYPAIWLTGEHARGETLSVAFAGEGQHQDTGAKMVHAAPHTHSSIVSKSVARGGGRAGYRGLVHVHPGAEGSSNNVLCDALLVDNVSRSDTYPYIDIREDDVTLGHEATVSKVSEDQLFYLMSRGMEETEAMAMIVRGFVEPIARELPMEYALELNRLIELQMEGAVG
- a CDS encoding helix-turn-helix domain-containing protein produces the protein MAANDTEDRRTRQKVFQSVLDEGPITASSLAKALELTPAAIRRHLDALESEGLIEVRELAGKQAGRGRPARHYVVTTAGHDSVSHSYDELAVNILRFMEDKHGKSAVEDFTEDLVGRLRDRLGPELEKRGGTTVASRSRALAAALTREGYAASATPVAAGTPLEAMQLCQGHCPIQAVAAEYPEICEAELAMFSDYLGVDVRRLSSLAQGDHVCTTHIPTSELTRPLIHSNDRPQGGSR